Proteins encoded within one genomic window of Synechococcus sp. PCC 7335:
- a CDS encoding LuxR C-terminal-related transcriptional regulator, producing MASRTARVMGRAMTSLQLLFEAIQQVNDRAEMRSHLTPALMEYFEASRAGIFFFDQWKQASPKLRRVLDVALSVDRNPLAGYMTEHHTPVHEEMVTTPKAWKIICPRPDHWHVMVGPLIQAGQIVGSVGCTRNKTMPAFNAQDVTDLSAICLHLSERTAVLRYTLPLNSKTSILVSDQLTPRELEIANLVALGRTNAEIGSELWITENSVKQALKRMYRKLKVRSRTQMVTQISRAQRNS from the coding sequence ATGGCCAGCAGAACAGCTAGAGTAATGGGTAGAGCAATGACCTCCTTGCAGCTTCTATTTGAAGCAATTCAACAGGTTAATGATAGGGCCGAGATGCGATCGCACCTCACACCTGCACTAATGGAGTACTTTGAAGCTAGTCGCGCTGGTATCTTTTTCTTTGACCAGTGGAAGCAGGCCAGTCCTAAACTGCGCAGGGTGCTAGATGTAGCTCTTTCTGTTGATCGCAATCCGCTGGCTGGATACATGACAGAACACCACACGCCAGTCCACGAGGAAATGGTGACTACACCAAAAGCCTGGAAGATTATTTGTCCTCGTCCGGATCATTGGCACGTCATGGTAGGCCCCCTTATTCAAGCAGGACAGATAGTCGGCTCAGTAGGCTGCACTCGCAACAAGACTATGCCTGCCTTCAACGCTCAAGATGTCACGGATCTAAGCGCTATCTGTTTGCATCTATCGGAGCGTACGGCCGTATTACGCTACACGCTACCCCTAAACTCCAAGACCTCCATCCTAGTGAGCGATCAGCTGACGCCGCGTGAGCTAGAGATTGCTAACCTAGTGGCTTTGGGTAGAACTAATGCGGAGATCGGTAGTGAGCTATGGATTACGGAGAATTCTGTTAAGCAGGCGCTAAAGCGAATGTATCGCAAGCTTAAGGTACGATCTCGAACGCAGATGGTGACACAGATCTCTAGAGCACAAAGGAACTCGTAG
- a CDS encoding HpsJ family protein encodes MSHPRTFSHVTPSDNQIGYSSLSAPHTATIKIIRLVGYGLLLLFLLDLVAMIFPFDFKNPVWEFQRFGELVERSAVPLIGLAMIFYEENMLRSALERRFLKVLSWTTLITGIGFILLIPIAVSNANRINIANVEQATAQYAQQQEQAAVIEQRLNEAEPSELASFLASQGQPTEGRTPNEVKETVLSELALDRQQAKSQFESAKAQRHRDLLSDALKWSVGAVISGILFIYLWVLTGRCRESMRPQPVKSKKQFR; translated from the coding sequence ATGAGCCATCCTAGAACATTCTCTCACGTAACACCTAGCGATAATCAGATAGGCTATTCATCTCTTAGCGCGCCACATACGGCCACTATTAAAATCATTCGACTGGTTGGGTATGGCTTACTGCTGCTATTTTTGCTAGACCTGGTGGCTATGATCTTCCCTTTTGACTTCAAAAACCCCGTTTGGGAGTTTCAGCGCTTTGGAGAACTGGTCGAAAGGTCAGCTGTTCCTCTAATCGGGCTAGCAATGATCTTTTATGAAGAAAATATGTTGCGCTCAGCCCTCGAACGACGTTTTCTGAAGGTACTTTCTTGGACTACCTTGATCACGGGAATTGGGTTCATATTACTCATTCCTATTGCGGTGAGCAATGCCAATCGAATTAATATCGCCAATGTAGAGCAGGCCACTGCTCAGTACGCTCAGCAACAGGAACAAGCTGCTGTCATAGAGCAGCGGCTCAATGAGGCTGAGCCTAGCGAACTCGCCAGTTTTTTGGCAAGTCAAGGTCAGCCGACTGAGGGCAGAACGCCAAACGAGGTCAAAGAGACTGTTTTGAGCGAACTTGCATTGGATAGGCAGCAGGCGAAGAGCCAGTTTGAATCAGCCAAGGCCCAGCGACATCGAGATTTACTTTCGGATGCTTTGAAATGGTCGGTGGGTGCTGTTATTTCCGGTATTCTGTTTATATATCTTTGGGTTTTGACTGGGCGGTGTAGGGAAAGTATGCGGCCTCAGCCTGTCAAGTCTAAGAAGCAGTTCCGTTAG
- the crtA gene encoding cyanoexosortase A, producing MRAFISLTKSRQFLILSIAASLAFVHVSLAWAADDTNLLFNSLIFWPAAFVLCKEVDPPRAPSSGWVYLGVGILLTTLVSGVLVKGDFLYLYPFLVGIGSVITLAGLSGSGKYWKPLTLLFVLGVPEILMFALINPAPLTARFADIILWYTGYDVVLDGVWLHLPGGSVEVNQACSGLRAMTRLLGMAVLALLCLPRRWTLGQVVMLPVISIVIAFLSNSIRVALLAILKATNRPAAFDSLHGGSTSQLFSIASIVLLMGVVWLLIQYPSAEGEPN from the coding sequence ATGCGAGCATTCATCTCCCTCACAAAAAGCCGTCAGTTCTTGATATTGTCTATCGCTGCTAGCCTAGCGTTTGTTCACGTCAGCCTAGCATGGGCAGCTGATGATACCAATCTACTGTTTAACAGCCTGATCTTTTGGCCCGCCGCATTCGTGCTATGTAAGGAAGTAGATCCGCCTCGAGCTCCGTCAAGTGGGTGGGTGTATCTGGGTGTGGGAATACTATTGACCACTCTAGTAAGTGGAGTACTAGTGAAAGGAGACTTTCTTTATCTGTACCCCTTCTTGGTAGGGATAGGCTCGGTGATAACGCTTGCAGGCCTGTCTGGTTCTGGTAAGTATTGGAAACCTTTGACGCTTCTATTTGTCTTGGGGGTTCCTGAGATTTTGATGTTTGCTTTGATTAATCCTGCGCCGCTAACGGCTCGCTTTGCCGACATCATCCTTTGGTATACAGGGTATGATGTTGTTCTAGATGGCGTTTGGCTGCATCTTCCGGGTGGAAGTGTCGAAGTAAACCAGGCATGCTCTGGGCTACGGGCGATGACGCGGTTACTAGGTATGGCCGTGTTAGCGCTGCTGTGCTTACCTCGACGCTGGACTTTGGGTCAGGTTGTAATGCTGCCTGTTATTAGCATCGTTATTGCCTTTTTATCAAACAGCATAAGGGTGGCTTTGTTAGCAATTCTAAAGGCGACCAATCGCCCAGCCGCCTTCGACTCATTGCATGGAGGCAGCACTTCTCAGCTCTTTTCCATTGCTAGCATCGTGCTGCTGATGGGTGTTGTGTGGTTGTTGATTCAATACCCATCTGCTGAAGGCGAGCCCAACTGA
- the gltB gene encoding glutamate synthase large subunit, whose product MIVNPTTFQTDVLEPLGPSWLVEERDACGVGFIADQQGRASHQLIEDTLAALTCMEHRGGCCADKYSGDGAGVMTAIPWQLLQGWAKGNATESLVPGKTGVAMVFLPQQTAEEEVARSQFQEAVEATGLAFVGWREVPVEPEKLGPLAKEFQPKIAQAVVTSNDQEWDDLERSLFLVRRRFEKAIVQLAKEKNEADAQSLLETYVCSISTRTIVYKGMVRSEVLGQFYKDLQDPSYESAFAVYHRRFSTNTLPKWPLAHPMRLLGHNGEINTLIGNINWMTARQAELSHPIWGEELALLKPVVNAENSDSANLDNAMELLVRSGREPAQALTILVPEAYQNQPELADYPEIVDYYEYYSSIQEPWDGPALIVFCDGKQIGATLDRNGLRPARYVVTKNGYVVVSSEAGVVDLPVEDIVEKGRLGPGQMLAVNFEDGHEILHNWEIKQRIAKAQPYGQWLAERRQEVSPQLFSEEMRLDPQTLLTQQTAFGFTAEDVDMIIQDMAAQAKEPTFCMGNDTPLAVLSDKPHLLYDYFKQRFAQVTNPPIDPLRERLVMSLTTQLGAQGNLLEEHPELANILKLESPVINDTELTIIKESGFEVSSLSTLYRIEGGPTGLEAAVKVLCDRAAEAVKSGSQVLILSDRIDSQNDQNETTLSPEQTYIPPLVAVGAVHHSLIASGLRMRTSLIVDTAQCWSTHHFACLLGYGATAICPYLTLESVRHWWADKKTQKQMESGKLPVSTLNGAQANYRKAVDNGLLKILSKMGISLLSSYRGAQIFEAVGIGADLKELAFRGSVSRLGGLRIEELAQETMSFHEKAFPELTRKRLENMGFIQSRPSGEYHMNNPAMTKLLHKAVETKQYDHYEIYREQLKGRPIAALRDLLDFTGDRDSIDLSEVEPVESIMQRFCTGGMSLGSLSREAHETLGIAMNRIGGKSNSGEGGEDAVRFKILDDVDGEGFSDTLPHLKGLENGDTASSAIKQVASGRFGVTPEYLMSAKQIEIKMAQGAKPGEGGQLPGKKVSEYIASLRKSKPGVTLISPPPHHDIYSIEDLAQLIFDLHQINPKAGVSVKLVAEVGIGTIAAGVAKANADVIQISGHDGGTGASPLSSIKHAGMPWELGLTEVHRSLMENGLRDRVLLRVDGGLKTGWDVIMGALMGAEEYGFGSIAMIAEGCIMARVCHTNQCPVGVATQQEALRKRFSGTPGKVVNFFYFIAEEVRSLLAKLGYRSLNEIIGRADLLVPRDDVFLAKTKALDLSAIVKLPDVKSDRGWLDHGGVNSNGNVLDDEILADAAVANAIANHTSITKAWDVVNTDRAVGARVSGAIAKQYGNTGFKGKLNLNFNGSVGQSFGAFNITGMTMTLTGEANDYVGKGMNGGEIVIKPFEKATYKAEENVIVGNTCIYGASGGTLYVNGIAGERFAVRNSKGVAVLEGAGDHCCEYMTGGVVVVLGGVGRNVGAGMTGGLGYFLDESGDFQTRVNPEIVQVQRVQSKAGEQQLKSLIEAHAERTNSEKAQRILANWQTYLSKFWQVVPPSEADSVEAGVQQEKITTTVS is encoded by the coding sequence GTGATCGTTAATCCAACCACTTTTCAGACCGATGTATTAGAACCTTTGGGCCCAAGCTGGCTTGTGGAAGAGCGAGATGCCTGCGGGGTTGGGTTCATTGCCGATCAGCAGGGAAGAGCTAGTCATCAGCTGATTGAAGATACGCTCGCTGCACTAACTTGTATGGAGCACAGAGGTGGTTGCTGTGCGGATAAGTATTCTGGTGACGGTGCTGGCGTAATGACAGCAATTCCTTGGCAGTTGTTGCAAGGTTGGGCCAAAGGAAATGCTACAGAGTCCCTGGTGCCTGGAAAAACTGGGGTAGCAATGGTGTTTTTGCCGCAGCAGACAGCAGAAGAAGAGGTAGCGCGATCACAATTTCAAGAAGCCGTCGAAGCAACCGGCTTAGCCTTTGTCGGCTGGCGAGAAGTCCCTGTTGAGCCAGAGAAGCTAGGCCCTTTGGCGAAAGAATTTCAGCCGAAGATCGCCCAGGCGGTAGTGACCTCTAACGATCAGGAATGGGATGACTTAGAGCGATCGCTGTTCCTTGTCCGCCGCCGTTTTGAAAAGGCCATTGTTCAGCTTGCTAAAGAAAAGAACGAGGCTGATGCCCAATCGCTGTTAGAAACCTATGTCTGCTCTATCTCTACGCGCACCATTGTTTACAAGGGCATGGTGCGCTCTGAAGTACTAGGCCAATTCTACAAAGACCTACAAGACCCAAGCTACGAAAGTGCTTTCGCGGTTTACCACAGAAGATTTAGCACTAACACCTTACCCAAGTGGCCACTGGCCCACCCGATGAGGCTGCTGGGTCACAATGGCGAAATCAACACGCTGATTGGCAATATCAACTGGATGACCGCTAGGCAGGCAGAGCTTTCTCATCCGATCTGGGGAGAAGAGCTAGCGCTGCTAAAGCCAGTGGTAAATGCGGAAAACAGTGATTCTGCAAACCTAGATAACGCCATGGAGCTGTTGGTGAGATCGGGCCGGGAGCCGGCTCAAGCGCTGACTATCCTGGTTCCAGAAGCCTATCAGAACCAGCCTGAGCTGGCCGACTATCCAGAGATTGTTGACTACTACGAGTACTACAGCAGCATTCAAGAGCCTTGGGATGGCCCAGCGCTGATTGTTTTTTGCGACGGTAAGCAGATAGGCGCAACGCTAGACAGGAACGGCCTAAGACCTGCTAGATATGTTGTGACTAAAAACGGCTATGTCGTCGTTTCATCTGAAGCGGGCGTCGTCGATCTGCCTGTGGAAGACATTGTCGAGAAAGGCAGGCTGGGCCCCGGTCAGATGCTGGCTGTGAACTTTGAAGATGGTCACGAGATTCTGCACAACTGGGAGATCAAGCAGCGAATTGCTAAGGCTCAACCTTATGGTCAGTGGTTAGCAGAGCGACGCCAAGAAGTGTCTCCTCAGCTATTTAGTGAAGAGATGCGGTTGGATCCGCAGACTTTGCTGACGCAGCAGACTGCCTTTGGCTTTACTGCTGAAGATGTGGATATGATCATTCAGGATATGGCGGCTCAGGCCAAAGAGCCTACGTTCTGTATGGGAAACGATACGCCGTTAGCGGTGCTCTCCGATAAGCCCCATTTGCTCTATGACTATTTCAAACAGCGGTTTGCTCAAGTAACCAATCCACCGATTGACCCGCTACGCGAGCGGCTGGTGATGTCTTTGACGACGCAGTTGGGCGCTCAAGGTAATCTGCTAGAGGAGCATCCTGAGCTGGCCAATATTCTGAAGCTGGAGTCACCGGTCATCAATGATACTGAACTGACCATAATCAAAGAATCAGGCTTTGAGGTGAGTTCGCTTTCAACGCTTTACCGGATTGAGGGTGGCCCTACTGGACTAGAAGCGGCTGTGAAAGTGCTGTGTGACCGGGCGGCTGAGGCGGTGAAGTCGGGTAGTCAGGTGTTGATCTTGAGCGATCGCATCGACAGCCAAAACGATCAAAACGAAACCACCCTTTCTCCAGAACAGACCTACATTCCGCCTTTGGTTGCCGTCGGCGCAGTGCATCATTCGCTGATTGCTAGCGGCCTGCGGATGAGAACCTCCCTTATTGTGGACACCGCACAGTGCTGGAGTACCCACCATTTCGCCTGTCTGCTGGGCTACGGCGCAACGGCAATTTGTCCTTATCTAACCTTGGAAAGCGTTCGTCACTGGTGGGCGGATAAGAAGACGCAAAAGCAGATGGAGAGCGGCAAGCTGCCGGTTTCTACGCTTAACGGCGCGCAGGCCAATTATCGAAAAGCGGTCGATAACGGCCTGCTGAAGATTCTCTCGAAGATGGGAATCTCGTTGCTGAGTAGCTATCGCGGCGCTCAAATCTTTGAGGCCGTCGGCATTGGTGCAGATCTAAAAGAGTTGGCTTTTAGAGGCAGTGTATCTCGCTTGGGCGGATTGAGAATTGAAGAGCTAGCGCAAGAGACGATGTCGTTCCATGAGAAGGCATTTCCTGAGCTGACGCGCAAACGTCTGGAGAATATGGGCTTCATTCAGTCGCGGCCATCGGGTGAATATCACATGAACAACCCGGCGATGACGAAGCTGCTGCACAAGGCGGTGGAGACGAAGCAGTACGACCACTACGAGATCTACCGCGAACAGCTAAAAGGTAGACCGATTGCGGCGCTGCGCGACCTGTTGGACTTTACGGGCGATCGCGACTCGATTGACCTTAGCGAAGTCGAACCCGTTGAATCAATTATGCAGCGGTTCTGCACAGGCGGCATGTCACTAGGCTCTTTATCCCGCGAAGCTCACGAGACGTTGGGCATCGCTATGAATAGAATCGGTGGCAAGTCTAACTCAGGCGAAGGCGGCGAAGACGCAGTTCGATTCAAGATATTAGATGACGTGGACGGCGAAGGATTTTCTGACACGCTGCCTCATCTCAAGGGTTTAGAAAACGGCGATACGGCTTCTTCTGCCATCAAGCAGGTTGCCTCGGGGCGCTTTGGCGTCACGCCTGAGTACCTGATGAGCGCTAAGCAGATCGAAATCAAGATGGCTCAGGGCGCTAAGCCGGGTGAAGGCGGGCAGCTACCGGGCAAGAAGGTGAGCGAATATATCGCCTCACTGCGGAAGTCAAAGCCAGGTGTAACCCTGATTTCTCCGCCGCCGCATCACGATATCTATTCGATTGAGGATCTCGCTCAGCTAATTTTTGATTTGCATCAGATCAATCCCAAAGCGGGCGTCTCGGTGAAGCTGGTGGCAGAAGTGGGTATCGGCACGATTGCGGCGGGTGTGGCTAAAGCAAATGCCGATGTGATTCAGATTTCTGGCCATGATGGTGGCACAGGAGCGTCGCCGCTCAGTTCGATTAAGCACGCGGGGATGCCGTGGGAGCTAGGACTGACTGAGGTGCATCGGTCTCTGATGGAAAATGGTTTGCGCGATCGCGTCTTACTCCGTGTAGACGGTGGCCTAAAAACAGGCTGGGATGTGATTATGGGGGCGCTGATGGGCGCAGAAGAATACGGCTTTGGCTCAATTGCGATGATTGCCGAAGGCTGCATTATGGCTCGCGTTTGTCATACCAATCAGTGCCCAGTCGGTGTGGCGACTCAACAAGAGGCGTTGAGAAAGCGCTTTTCTGGAACTCCAGGCAAAGTAGTGAACTTTTTCTACTTCATTGCTGAAGAAGTGCGATCTTTATTGGCTAAGCTAGGCTACCGCTCGCTTAACGAGATTATCGGACGCGCTGATTTACTTGTGCCTCGTGACGATGTTTTCCTCGCAAAGACTAAGGCGCTAGATCTCTCTGCAATAGTAAAACTGCCGGATGTGAAGAGCGATCGCGGCTGGCTTGATCACGGTGGTGTAAATAGTAACGGTAACGTGCTCGATGATGAGATCTTAGCGGATGCGGCAGTGGCGAATGCAATCGCAAATCATACTTCAATCACCAAAGCTTGGGATGTGGTCAATACTGACCGAGCGGTAGGCGCAAGAGTGTCAGGTGCGATCGCCAAACAATATGGCAACACTGGATTCAAAGGCAAGCTTAATCTCAACTTCAACGGTAGTGTTGGTCAAAGCTTTGGTGCCTTTAATATTACAGGTATGACCATGACCCTTACTGGCGAGGCTAACGACTATGTCGGTAAAGGCATGAACGGCGGCGAGATCGTCATTAAACCGTTTGAGAAAGCTACCTATAAGGCAGAAGAGAACGTCATCGTCGGTAACACCTGTATATATGGTGCTAGTGGTGGAACGCTCTACGTTAACGGAATTGCCGGCGAGCGATTTGCTGTTCGTAACTCTAAAGGCGTGGCCGTATTAGAAGGTGCAGGCGATCACTGCTGCGAATATATGACTGGTGGTGTGGTCGTGGTGCTGGGTGGTGTTGGACGCAATGTCGGTGCGGGAATGACTGGGGGACTTGGCTACTTCCTGGACGAATCCGGTGATTTTCAAACGCGAGTGAATCCCGAGATTGTTCAGGTTCAGCGAGTGCAAAGCAAAGCAGGTGAGCAGCAGCTCAAGTCGCTAATCGAAGCACATGCAGAGCGAACTAACAGTGAGAAAGCTCAGCGGATTTTGGCCAATTGGCAGACCTATCTATCGAAATTCTGGCAGGTGGTGCCACCGTCTGAGGCCGATAGCGTAGAAGCGGGTGTGCAACAAGAAAAGATAACCACCACAGTCAGTTAA
- a CDS encoding DUF1361 domain-containing protein, which yields MSLRSLFTDISAAFSSVYSGWILWNLFLALVPLFLSFVLFRREALSRAKLWGSVVLISLVGIVGVQPRLPRIVRAQMRLMSALMAGETSAQLKVVWWIALLLISIGMSYFLFNRPRSARTFLWWLGLVGFIAFLPNAPYVLTDIIHLIKGTRGSGIQVWLIALVFIPLHTVAILLGFEAYVLSILNQAYYLKKRGNERFILPSELLIHALSAIGIYLGRFVRLNSWDIATDPTSVLMITLNTLTTRRPAAVVFVTFVILTVLYWIMKQITLGIKLRIYYRKQGIDVLDL from the coding sequence ATGTCTTTGCGATCGCTCTTCACAGATATCTCCGCTGCCTTTTCAAGCGTCTACAGCGGCTGGATTCTATGGAATTTGTTCTTAGCACTCGTTCCCTTGTTTCTTAGCTTCGTGCTGTTTCGGCGAGAAGCGCTATCAAGGGCTAAGCTTTGGGGCTCGGTTGTCCTAATTAGCTTGGTCGGTATTGTTGGCGTTCAACCTCGGCTACCTAGAATAGTAAGGGCCCAGATGCGGCTGATGAGTGCGCTGATGGCTGGTGAGACCTCAGCGCAGCTCAAGGTAGTTTGGTGGATTGCGCTATTGCTTATTTCTATAGGCATGAGCTATTTCCTATTCAATCGACCTAGGAGCGCTCGGACTTTTTTGTGGTGGCTTGGGCTAGTTGGCTTTATTGCGTTTTTACCCAATGCACCCTACGTACTAACCGATATCATTCACCTGATCAAGGGCACTAGGGGTAGCGGTATTCAGGTCTGGCTGATTGCTTTAGTTTTTATTCCTCTGCATACGGTAGCTATTCTCTTAGGCTTCGAGGCTTATGTCCTTTCTATTCTCAACCAAGCCTACTATCTCAAGAAAAGAGGAAATGAGCGGTTCATCCTGCCTTCTGAGCTTTTAATCCATGCACTAAGCGCTATTGGTATCTATCTAGGTCGGTTTGTACGTCTCAATAGCTGGGATATTGCTACCGACCCAACCAGCGTACTGATGATCACACTCAACACGCTGACAACCAGGCGCCCGGCGGCTGTGGTATTTGTTACTTTTGTGATTCTGACGGTGCTCTACTGGATTATGAAACAGATAACGCTAGGTATTAAGCTGCGTATCTACTACCGCAAGCAAGGCATCGACGTGCTCGATCTTTGA
- the ggt gene encoding gamma-glutamyltransferase: MRDFQLPGRSPAYAQKGMAATSHSLATLTAVDMLRSGGNAVDAAITASAVLCIVEPQATGIGGDCFVLYAPADSNQVIALNGSGKAPAAAELSWFLNQGMKQISLQSPHSVTVPGAVDAWCKLHSDYGRIDFPQLLAPAIRLATEGYTVHPRVAYDWAHLKKKLRATDNAARMLLVNGEAPKAGDHHQQPELGHTLQLIADNGREAFYTGEVAEDIVAYLQSLGGLHTLEDFAAAQAEYVTPISTQYRGYDVFECPPNGQGLTALIMLNILSDCSLTDYAPMSAERLHLECEAAKLAYGVRDRYVADPAQADIPLEWLLSKEYAAELRAKISIDSVMPPLEESDFPTHPDTVYLCVVDEDGNAVSFINSVFHGFGSGLVSPKTGVVLQNRGAGFVLEEGHRNAIAPYKRPLHTIIPGMLKKAGRTIMPFGVMGGAYQPTGHAHFLTNLLDYRMDIQSALDFPRVFHDGKTCEIERGIPTIVTDKLTQLGHKVVPTVLPHGGGQAIWIDESGGLVGGSDPRKDGCALGYE; encoded by the coding sequence ATGCGAGATTTTCAACTACCTGGGCGCTCTCCTGCCTATGCTCAAAAGGGGATGGCCGCAACTTCTCATTCACTGGCGACACTAACGGCAGTTGATATGCTGCGATCTGGTGGGAATGCGGTGGATGCAGCGATCACAGCTTCAGCCGTCTTATGTATTGTCGAGCCTCAAGCCACAGGCATCGGTGGCGACTGCTTTGTGCTCTACGCCCCAGCTGATTCTAATCAAGTGATCGCACTCAATGGCTCGGGCAAAGCACCTGCTGCGGCTGAGTTGAGCTGGTTTCTAAATCAGGGGATGAAACAGATATCTCTACAGAGCCCGCATTCGGTGACGGTGCCAGGCGCGGTAGATGCCTGGTGCAAGCTACACAGTGACTATGGCCGCATAGACTTTCCTCAACTGCTTGCGCCTGCGATTAGGCTAGCGACAGAAGGATACACGGTTCATCCTAGAGTGGCCTATGACTGGGCCCATCTGAAGAAAAAGCTACGGGCAACAGATAATGCAGCGCGAATGCTGTTGGTAAACGGAGAAGCCCCTAAAGCAGGCGATCACCATCAGCAGCCAGAACTTGGTCACACTTTGCAGCTAATTGCTGACAATGGGCGAGAGGCCTTCTACACAGGAGAAGTGGCCGAAGATATCGTCGCCTATCTGCAATCGCTAGGCGGACTCCACACCTTAGAAGATTTTGCCGCAGCCCAGGCTGAATACGTCACGCCGATCTCCACGCAGTACAGGGGATACGACGTATTCGAGTGTCCGCCGAATGGCCAGGGACTGACCGCGCTGATTATGTTGAATATTCTCTCGGACTGTTCTTTGACAGACTACGCACCGATGAGCGCTGAGCGACTGCATTTGGAATGCGAGGCAGCAAAACTGGCTTATGGGGTGCGCGATCGCTACGTAGCCGATCCAGCTCAAGCCGATATTCCTCTAGAGTGGCTCCTATCTAAAGAGTATGCCGCTGAGCTACGAGCCAAGATCAGTATAGATAGCGTCATGCCGCCGTTAGAAGAGTCAGATTTTCCAACGCATCCCGACACAGTTTATCTGTGCGTTGTAGATGAGGACGGGAACGCGGTGAGCTTTATCAACTCTGTTTTTCACGGGTTTGGCAGTGGGCTGGTGAGTCCAAAGACAGGAGTGGTGTTGCAGAACCGAGGGGCAGGGTTTGTACTAGAAGAAGGTCACCGAAATGCGATCGCGCCCTACAAACGCCCGCTGCACACCATTATCCCTGGCATGCTCAAAAAAGCAGGTCGCACTATCATGCCCTTTGGCGTCATGGGCGGAGCGTATCAACCCACTGGTCATGCCCACTTCCTGACCAACCTGTTGGACTATCGCATGGATATACAGTCAGCACTAGACTTCCCGCGAGTCTTCCACGATGGCAAAACGTGTGAAATTGAACGTGGCATTCCAACTATAGTCACAGACAAACTTACCCAGCTTGGACACAAAGTTGTTCCCACCGTTCTACCTCACGGCGGCGGACAAGCCATCTGGATCGACGAATCGGGTGGTCTAGTCGGCGGATCTGACCCACGCAAAGACGGCTGTGCGCTGGGCTATGAGTAA
- a CDS encoding PEP-CTERM sorting domain-containing protein (PEP-CTERM proteins occur, often in large numbers, in the proteomes of bacteria that also encode an exosortase, a predicted intramembrane cysteine proteinase. The presence of a PEP-CTERM domain at a protein's C-terminus predicts cleavage within the sorting domain, followed by covalent anchoring to some some component of the (usually Gram-negative) cell surface. Many PEP-CTERM proteins exhibit an unusual sequence composition that includes large numbers of potential glycosylation sites. Expression of one such protein has been shown restore the ability of a bacterium to form floc, a type of biofilm.) has translation MAFGSLGSLLYRAATAAVGAVTLSVIAASSSEAATINSFKFDFSGNGGNQPSYVFTKGNVSVTATASTDAGIFGTIDAYVSQTQKGLGVDFGLFDGGKIDGAFGRDVLNLAFSRSVQLSSAFFTLVDRRDEAVIRVDGTTLFNSNLPLNGLVSFADNDGISFDFGATDYNDNFRLRGVEVYNYADGTAVPEPLTILATVIGGSAVLGMRKKLSPSDSSANS, from the coding sequence ATGGCTTTTGGTTCATTAGGTTCATTATTGTATCGTGCCGCCACCGCCGCTGTTGGTGCTGTCACACTTTCAGTAATAGCAGCGAGTTCTTCCGAAGCTGCGACTATCAATTCTTTTAAGTTTGATTTCTCAGGTAATGGGGGCAATCAACCGTCCTACGTTTTCACTAAGGGAAACGTCTCTGTGACCGCGACAGCAAGTACAGATGCTGGCATATTTGGGACTATAGATGCCTACGTTTCGCAGACCCAAAAAGGGCTAGGCGTAGATTTTGGCCTTTTCGACGGTGGTAAGATTGATGGGGCATTCGGTCGGGATGTCTTGAATCTTGCATTTTCTAGGTCCGTTCAGCTTTCTTCGGCCTTCTTCACATTAGTAGATAGGCGAGATGAAGCCGTTATTCGAGTAGACGGAACTACCCTATTTAACAGCAACTTGCCACTAAATGGACTGGTTTCATTCGCGGACAACGACGGTATTAGCTTCGATTTTGGAGCAACGGACTACAACGATAACTTTCGTCTAAGAGGCGTTGAGGTTTACAACTATGCAGACGGTACTGCGGTTCCTGAACCTCTAACAATCCTTGCAACAGTAATAGGCGGTAGTGCAGTACTAGGCATGCGGAAGAAGCTATCACCCTCTGATAGTTCTGCTAATAGCTAA